Proteins from a genomic interval of Zingiber officinale cultivar Zhangliang chromosome 2A, Zo_v1.1, whole genome shotgun sequence:
- the LOC122042870 gene encoding uncharacterized protein LOC122042870 isoform X2 has protein sequence MVRNIDLNFPPVESIEYPEPENIYRACQQQVSYVPPSSATNVELTENEGRNINKRNQSVMMNLNQDLELNLRRSVTAEEHARSSSCFACKRPFRSSTSGTTANYYPYHDLEDGHDARSKKLVTPEPQLVKVIVKPHTCSICMEELVEAASTICGHIFCVTCTKSFIRIQKKCPTCRRKLNMRNFHRVYLPN, from the exons ATGGTCCGGAATATAGACCTTAATTTTCCACCTGTGGAGAGTATCGAATATCCGGAGCCAGAAAACATTTATCGTGCTTGTCAACAACAAGTGTCTTACGTGCCACCAAGTTCTGCTACTAATGTAGAACTGACAGAGAATGAG GGAAGGAACATTAACAAAAGGAACCAGTCTGTTATGATGAACTTGAATCAAGATCTCGAGTTAAATCTGAGAAGGTCAG TCACCGCAGAGGAACACGCGAGAAGTTCATCTTGTTTCGCTTGCAAGAGGCCATTTAGAAGTTCAACTAGTGGGACAACTGCCAATTATTATCCTTATCATGATTTGGAAGATGGGCATGATGCAAGg AGTAAGAAACTGGTGACGCCTGAGCCACAACTTGTGAAAGTAATTGTGAAGCCGCACACCTGTTCAATCTGCATGGAGGAATTGGTAGAGGCAGCATCGACTATTTGTGGCCATATTTTCTGTGTGACCTGCACAAAGTCCTTCATAAGGATACAAAAGAAATGCCCAACTTGCAGGAGGAAGCTTAACATGAGAAATTTCCACCGTGTTTACCTTCCTAAttaa
- the LOC122042870 gene encoding E3 ubiquitin-protein ligase RNF4-like isoform X1, which produces MVRNIDLNFPPVESIEYPEPENIYRACQQQVSYVPPSSATNVELTENEVVILSSSGSLPMGRNINKRNQSVMMNLNQDLELNLRRSVTAEEHARSSSCFACKRPFRSSTSGTTANYYPYHDLEDGHDARSKKLVTPEPQLVKVIVKPHTCSICMEELVEAASTICGHIFCVTCTKSFIRIQKKCPTCRRKLNMRNFHRVYLPN; this is translated from the exons ATGGTCCGGAATATAGACCTTAATTTTCCACCTGTGGAGAGTATCGAATATCCGGAGCCAGAAAACATTTATCGTGCTTGTCAACAACAAGTGTCTTACGTGCCACCAAGTTCTGCTACTAATGTAGAACTGACAGAGAATGAGGTTGTAATCCTTTCTTCTTCAGGAAGCTTACCCATG GGAAGGAACATTAACAAAAGGAACCAGTCTGTTATGATGAACTTGAATCAAGATCTCGAGTTAAATCTGAGAAGGTCAG TCACCGCAGAGGAACACGCGAGAAGTTCATCTTGTTTCGCTTGCAAGAGGCCATTTAGAAGTTCAACTAGTGGGACAACTGCCAATTATTATCCTTATCATGATTTGGAAGATGGGCATGATGCAAGg AGTAAGAAACTGGTGACGCCTGAGCCACAACTTGTGAAAGTAATTGTGAAGCCGCACACCTGTTCAATCTGCATGGAGGAATTGGTAGAGGCAGCATCGACTATTTGTGGCCATATTTTCTGTGTGACCTGCACAAAGTCCTTCATAAGGATACAAAAGAAATGCCCAACTTGCAGGAGGAAGCTTAACATGAGAAATTTCCACCGTGTTTACCTTCCTAAttaa